From Fastidiosipila sp., a single genomic window includes:
- a CDS encoding endonuclease MutS2, protein MIREKTLKILEYPAIIDRLAGFASTETGRALCHSLVPHPSYEDSLEALAETEDALSRLLKYGELPFSGINDLVPMVRHAAAGAVLECSDFFRMAAFLRAVERMVGQIPEEGEEALLIHRKIRQLEPLPGFRRRLEQSVKDEDDLLDQASDALHRIRVSLRETQAAVRRELEKVLARQGEALQENIITLRGGRYVVPVRSDRRAAVRGIVHDRSSTGSTLFIEPMAVVELNNKIRELEAEEAHEIREILKELSAIVAKQADVFIKNSHLLAELDFVMAKAKLAGQMDGSKPLMNEKGVILLRKARHPLIGRDRVVPIDFELGRTFRTLVITGPNTGGKTVSLKTCGLLTLMGMAGLFIPAAAGSELAWFRAVEADIGDEQSIEQNLSTFSSHMKEIIRITAQAAPGMLVLLDELGAGTDPSEGAALAIAILDYLKASGCHTVATTHYRELKGYAMTEPDVENACCEFDTDTLQPTYKLLIGVPGVSNAFAISSRLGLSPAIIDAARALISEEGTHFEDLVSAIEQSHKEARAMEEEVESLREETNRVRDKLALEREKFDREGKKILEEARLEATALLDRAREDVDKLLGDLRSARQADRDSDHRLASEARGRLGAIGRKFQVRRQDESTGGPVRPEEISLGDAYDTVSLGVSGLVRELPDARNQVVLESGSFRVKVPVHELRHAGRKPGRDRKKSAALADHSSALRSEIVMRTGTELMLLGKRVDEALTMLDHFLDEAVLAGISPVRIVHGKGTGALRKATREALSRDRRVRSFRQGADGEGGDGVTVAELILS, encoded by the coding sequence ATGATTCGGGAAAAGACCCTCAAAATACTTGAATATCCTGCCATTATTGACCGGCTGGCCGGATTTGCATCCACGGAAACAGGCCGCGCCCTGTGTCATTCGCTTGTACCGCATCCGTCTTATGAAGATTCGCTTGAAGCCCTGGCAGAAACGGAGGACGCCCTTTCCCGTCTCCTGAAGTACGGTGAACTTCCCTTTTCCGGCATCAATGACCTGGTTCCCATGGTCCGCCATGCGGCGGCCGGAGCCGTTCTCGAGTGTTCGGATTTCTTTCGCATGGCGGCTTTTTTGAGGGCCGTTGAGCGTATGGTCGGCCAGATCCCGGAAGAGGGGGAAGAGGCTCTTCTCATTCATCGCAAGATCAGACAGCTTGAGCCCCTTCCGGGATTCCGGCGCCGCCTGGAGCAGTCGGTCAAGGACGAAGATGACCTGCTTGACCAGGCCAGCGATGCACTCCATCGGATCCGCGTCAGTTTGCGTGAGACCCAGGCTGCAGTCCGGCGGGAGCTTGAGAAGGTTCTGGCCAGGCAGGGGGAAGCGCTTCAGGAAAACATTATTACGCTCAGGGGAGGGCGCTACGTCGTTCCGGTCCGGTCTGACCGGCGCGCTGCGGTCAGGGGGATTGTCCACGACCGGTCGTCGACAGGCAGCACTCTCTTCATCGAGCCCATGGCCGTCGTGGAGCTTAACAATAAGATCCGGGAGCTGGAGGCGGAGGAGGCGCACGAAATCCGCGAAATTTTGAAAGAGCTGTCAGCCATTGTCGCCAAGCAGGCGGATGTTTTTATTAAGAACAGCCATCTGTTGGCAGAGCTTGATTTTGTCATGGCAAAAGCAAAGCTTGCCGGCCAGATGGACGGATCCAAGCCCCTTATGAATGAAAAGGGCGTGATTCTGCTCCGCAAGGCCAGGCATCCCCTGATCGGGCGGGACCGGGTCGTTCCCATCGATTTCGAGCTGGGCCGGACCTTTCGCACCCTAGTCATCACCGGCCCAAATACAGGCGGCAAAACGGTCAGCCTGAAGACCTGCGGCCTCTTGACCCTCATGGGCATGGCCGGCCTTTTCATTCCCGCCGCCGCCGGTTCCGAGCTGGCCTGGTTCCGTGCGGTTGAGGCCGACATCGGTGATGAGCAGAGCATTGAGCAGAATCTGTCAACTTTTTCTTCACACATGAAAGAAATCATCAGGATTACCGCTCAGGCAGCGCCGGGCATGCTGGTCCTGCTTGATGAACTGGGGGCGGGGACGGATCCTTCTGAAGGTGCCGCATTGGCCATTGCCATCCTTGATTACCTGAAAGCTTCGGGCTGTCACACCGTTGCGACCACCCATTACAGGGAACTCAAGGGTTATGCCATGACGGAACCGGATGTGGAGAACGCCTGCTGTGAGTTTGACACAGACACCCTGCAGCCCACTTACAAACTCTTGATTGGCGTCCCGGGAGTCAGCAATGCCTTCGCCATTTCCAGCCGGCTCGGCCTGTCACCGGCCATCATTGATGCAGCCAGGGCTCTGATTTCTGAGGAAGGGACCCATTTCGAGGACCTGGTTTCGGCCATCGAGCAGAGTCATAAAGAGGCCCGGGCCATGGAGGAGGAGGTCGAAAGCCTGCGCGAGGAAACCAACAGGGTCCGGGACAAATTGGCCCTGGAACGCGAAAAGTTCGACCGGGAAGGCAAAAAAATCCTCGAGGAAGCGCGTCTGGAGGCGACGGCCTTGCTCGACCGGGCCAGGGAAGACGTCGATAAGCTGCTGGGAGACTTGCGGTCAGCCCGGCAAGCGGACCGGGACTCGGATCACCGCCTTGCCTCAGAAGCGCGCGGCCGCCTGGGTGCTATCGGGAGGAAATTCCAGGTCCGCCGGCAGGATGAAAGCACCGGCGGGCCGGTCAGACCCGAAGAAATTTCTCTGGGGGATGCATACGATACGGTTTCCCTGGGCGTTTCCGGCCTGGTCCGGGAACTGCCTGATGCCAGAAACCAGGTGGTGCTGGAGTCGGGGTCCTTCCGCGTGAAAGTTCCTGTCCATGAACTCCGGCATGCAGGAAGAAAGCCAGGCAGGGACAGGAAAAAATCTGCCGCTCTTGCGGACCATTCATCCGCCCTGCGATCCGAAATCGTCATGCGGACCGGCACGGAATTAATGCTGCTTGGCAAGCGGGTTGATGAGGCCCTGACCATGCTCGACCACTTCCTTGACGAGGCGGTTCTTGCGGGCATTTCCCCTGTCCGGATCGTCCATGGCAAGGGGACGGGCGCCTTGCGCAAGGCGACCCGGGAGGCTTTGTCCCGGGACCGGCGGGTCAGGTCCTTCCGCCAGGGCGCGGACGGGGAGGGCGGCGACGGGGTGACCGTGGCCGAGCTCATTCTTTCCTAG
- the glgD gene encoding glucose-1-phosphate adenylyltransferase subunit GlgD has translation MLTDAMGLILADNRRIQLDALNQPRALAAVPYAGRFRIVDFTLSNMVNCGIKRIGVVALTRYKSLMDHIGTGAWWDLDRMRQGLYLIPPYINPVTRAPDRTDAQGIIDFIESGDQRHVFISSSDYVSNIRYRPLLERHLESGADMSVYFARDGHIPRAFSLAIELDDQSRIRDLMIDYPGRGSRLNAFGLIVISKSLLLQILAEMMARGIADFSIVGLLQLYRQFSIQAVEYKGLLFRIYDTASYFDASMRVLESQVRCELFSTERPIYTKVKNRAPCIISPESGKVNNVLASDGCAIMGEVENSVLFRGCIIGRNARVTNSVLFQDVQISEGVTLDHVIVDKNSVIKMGGKLLGQVGYPIVIGKNSIV, from the coding sequence ATGCTAACCGATGCCATGGGGCTTATTTTGGCAGATAACCGGCGAATCCAGCTTGACGCGCTCAACCAGCCGCGGGCTTTGGCGGCCGTTCCCTATGCCGGCCGCTTCCGGATTGTCGATTTTACCTTGTCCAACATGGTCAACTGCGGGATCAAGCGTATCGGCGTCGTTGCCCTGACCCGCTACAAATCCCTGATGGACCATATCGGTACAGGCGCCTGGTGGGATCTCGACCGGATGAGGCAGGGACTCTACCTGATCCCTCCCTACATCAATCCGGTTACACGTGCACCCGACCGGACCGACGCCCAGGGAATCATCGATTTCATTGAAAGCGGTGATCAGCGCCACGTCTTTATTTCATCCAGCGACTATGTATCCAATATCCGGTACAGACCGCTTTTGGAGCGGCACCTTGAGTCAGGTGCTGACATGTCAGTCTATTTCGCCCGTGACGGGCATATTCCGCGGGCCTTCTCCCTGGCCATCGAGCTGGATGATCAGTCGCGGATCCGGGATCTCATGATTGATTATCCGGGGAGGGGAAGCCGGCTTAACGCTTTCGGCCTGATTGTCATCTCCAAATCGCTGCTGCTCCAGATTCTTGCCGAAATGATGGCCCGGGGGATCGCTGATTTTTCCATTGTGGGCCTGCTCCAGCTTTACAGGCAGTTCAGCATCCAGGCTGTCGAATACAAGGGTCTGCTCTTTCGGATTTACGACACGGCAAGCTATTTTGATGCCTCCATGCGGGTGCTTGAGAGCCAGGTCCGCTGCGAATTATTCTCCACCGAACGGCCCATCTATACCAAGGTTAAAAACCGGGCGCCCTGCATTATTTCACCCGAAAGCGGCAAGGTCAATAATGTGCTGGCCTCGGATGGCTGCGCCATCATGGGGGAAGTGGAGAACAGTGTCTTGTTCCGCGGATGCATCATCGGCCGAAATGCCCGCGTGACCAACAGTGTTCTCTTTCAGGACGTACAGATCTCGGAAGGTGTCACCCTGGATCACGTCATCGTTGATAAAAACAGCGTCATCAAAATGGGGGGCAAGCTGCTGGGCCAGGTTGGCTATCCCATCGTCATCGGGAAAAATTCCATCGTCTGA
- a CDS encoding DNA polymerase III subunit alpha: MAFTHLHLHTEYSLLDGANRIHELPGRLKELGMDACAITDHGSMYGVLDFYRTMKENGIHPVIGCEVYVAQRSRKDKDGALDREPYHLILLAENNVGYHHLIKLVSAGHVDGFYYKPRIDKELLAEYSQGLIALSACLSGEVPRLLLAGERDRAIEAALEHQKLFGEGNYFLEIQGNGLEDQALVNAELISISRETGIPLVATNDCHYLLREDAFAHEVLLCMQTGKTINSPDRMRMGTDTLYVRSPSEMEELFAKVPEALANTERIAARCQVEIKTGEISLPQFETGTGETAEEMLLRLCREGLEKRLLQRETGIPRQAYLERLDYELSVINSMGYTDYYLIVWDFIRFAHERAIMVGPGRGSGAASLAAYTLFITDIDPLKYDLLFERFLNKERVSMPDFDIDFCYERRGEVIDYVTEKYGADHVCQVITFGTLAARAVIRDVGRALDVSYAETDRIAKMIPNLLKMTIDLALEMNPDLQKLYTSDESTRRIIDLAKRFEGMPRHASTHAAGVIIAGKPVCEIAPLARNDESIVVQFTKDDIEDVGLLKFDFLGLRTLTVLQETSRLVEEKTGTAIDFDRMTYDDPRIFEMIGRGETDAVFQLEGGGMTQFLKELQPESFEDIIAGVALFRPGPMEQIPRYVKARHDPKKIRYDWPLLEPILKVTYGVIVYQEQVIRIVRDLAGFSSAQADNVRRAMGKKIESLLQSYRALFIEGGIDESGQPVKGAVANGVPRRVAEKLFEDIYAFAGYAFNKAHAASYAAVAYHTAWCKYYYPVEYMAAILNSHLGDLDKAGHYIRVAEAMGVRVLPPHINKSGTRFRPEGDAIRFGLAAVKNVGKDAIAALIGDREEKGLFASYGDFLRRMCESAINRKMIESLIRSSALDFFGISRSKMIAAMEPFCDSILSAKKGVMEGQITLFDLSADEALNQKEEPDYPNVPDFSLFERLTMEKDMTGLYVTGHPLSSYRQAIDSMPLTMSREIRRDGLDPDQEAYSGLEDKVEGRSALQDRDRVVMAGLVVARRDLFTKNKDRMSFISMEDETGHFEVIVFPKTYTAYHDLLDDYSALLVAGTLDLREEEPKLLADQIAPLEPEMRGIPASFKEAAKKKRPRSKREEDKKDTAAAPRASKSIAAPEHEKTPSRPIVVIRIPAGAGEAYVESLRAALGYFSGETPVRFFSESEGCFYSAKEDLSITWNDQTAQVLMERFGSENFGIL; the protein is encoded by the coding sequence ATGGCCTTTACACACCTTCATCTGCATACGGAATACAGCCTGCTTGACGGGGCCAACCGGATCCATGAACTGCCCGGGCGGTTGAAAGAGCTGGGCATGGACGCCTGCGCCATCACGGACCACGGCTCCATGTACGGTGTGCTCGACTTCTACCGGACCATGAAGGAGAACGGAATTCATCCCGTGATCGGCTGTGAAGTCTACGTGGCGCAACGAAGCCGCAAGGACAAGGACGGGGCCCTGGACCGGGAGCCCTACCATCTGATCTTGCTGGCTGAAAACAATGTCGGTTACCATCATTTGATCAAACTGGTTTCCGCCGGCCACGTGGATGGCTTTTATTACAAGCCCCGGATCGACAAGGAATTGCTGGCAGAGTACTCACAGGGCTTGATCGCCCTCTCAGCCTGCCTTTCAGGCGAAGTGCCCAGGCTGCTCCTGGCAGGTGAACGTGACCGGGCCATTGAGGCCGCCCTGGAGCACCAGAAACTTTTCGGTGAAGGCAATTATTTTCTGGAAATCCAGGGCAATGGCCTGGAGGATCAGGCCCTGGTCAACGCCGAGCTCATATCGATCAGCCGGGAAACGGGGATACCGCTGGTTGCGACCAACGACTGCCATTACCTGCTCCGCGAAGATGCCTTTGCCCATGAGGTGCTCCTTTGCATGCAGACTGGCAAGACCATCAATTCACCCGATCGGATGAGAATGGGGACGGATACGCTCTATGTCCGCTCGCCTTCGGAGATGGAGGAATTGTTTGCCAAGGTGCCCGAGGCCCTTGCCAATACGGAGCGGATTGCCGCCCGCTGCCAGGTTGAGATCAAGACCGGTGAAATTTCACTGCCGCAGTTTGAAACAGGGACGGGGGAGACGGCAGAGGAGATGCTGCTCCGGCTCTGCCGGGAGGGCCTGGAAAAACGACTCCTCCAGCGGGAGACAGGGATTCCCCGCCAAGCCTACCTTGAACGTCTTGATTATGAGCTTTCTGTCATCAACAGCATGGGCTACACCGATTATTACCTGATTGTCTGGGACTTCATCCGTTTTGCCCATGAGCGTGCGATCATGGTGGGTCCCGGGCGGGGTTCGGGGGCCGCTTCACTTGCGGCCTATACGCTTTTTATAACTGACATCGATCCCTTGAAATATGACCTCCTTTTCGAGCGCTTCCTCAACAAGGAACGGGTCAGCATGCCCGACTTCGATATTGATTTCTGCTATGAGCGCCGCGGTGAAGTCATCGATTATGTGACAGAGAAGTATGGCGCTGATCATGTCTGCCAGGTGATCACCTTCGGAACCCTGGCCGCCCGGGCGGTCATCCGTGACGTGGGCCGTGCGCTGGATGTTTCCTATGCGGAGACAGACCGGATTGCCAAGATGATTCCCAACCTGCTCAAGATGACCATCGACCTGGCCCTGGAGATGAATCCCGACCTCCAAAAACTTTACACCAGCGATGAGTCCACCCGGCGCATCATCGACCTGGCCAAACGTTTTGAAGGCATGCCGCGCCACGCATCAACCCACGCAGCCGGGGTCATTATCGCGGGCAAACCCGTTTGCGAAATCGCACCGTTGGCCAGAAATGACGAATCCATCGTGGTTCAGTTTACCAAGGATGATATCGAGGATGTGGGCCTCCTGAAGTTTGATTTCCTTGGCCTTCGGACGCTGACAGTCCTCCAGGAAACATCACGGCTGGTCGAGGAGAAAACGGGAACAGCCATCGATTTTGACCGGATGACCTACGATGATCCCAGGATATTTGAGATGATCGGGCGGGGCGAAACCGATGCCGTCTTTCAATTGGAAGGCGGCGGCATGACCCAGTTTTTAAAAGAGCTTCAACCGGAATCCTTTGAAGATATCATCGCAGGCGTTGCCCTCTTCCGGCCCGGCCCCATGGAGCAGATTCCCCGCTATGTCAAAGCGCGCCACGATCCGAAAAAAATCCGCTATGACTGGCCGCTCCTGGAACCCATCCTCAAAGTGACCTACGGGGTCATCGTCTATCAGGAACAGGTCATCCGGATCGTCCGGGATCTGGCAGGCTTTTCTTCTGCCCAGGCGGACAATGTGCGCCGGGCCATGGGCAAAAAAATCGAAAGCCTGCTCCAAAGCTACCGGGCCCTTTTTATTGAGGGCGGGATCGATGAGAGCGGCCAGCCGGTCAAGGGGGCGGTCGCCAACGGTGTCCCGCGCAGGGTCGCTGAAAAACTGTTCGAGGACATCTACGCTTTTGCGGGCTACGCCTTCAACAAGGCCCACGCGGCTTCCTACGCGGCGGTCGCCTATCATACCGCCTGGTGCAAGTACTATTACCCGGTCGAGTACATGGCGGCCATTTTGAACTCACACCTGGGTGATCTGGACAAAGCAGGGCATTACATCCGTGTAGCCGAAGCCATGGGAGTCAGGGTCCTGCCTCCTCATATCAACAAGAGCGGGACGCGCTTCCGCCCGGAGGGGGATGCCATACGGTTCGGGCTGGCCGCCGTCAAAAACGTGGGCAAGGATGCCATTGCCGCCCTGATCGGCGATCGTGAAGAGAAGGGCCTTTTTGCCAGCTATGGGGACTTCCTCAGGCGCATGTGTGAGTCAGCCATCAACCGCAAAATGATCGAAAGCCTGATCCGTTCCTCTGCCCTCGACTTCTTCGGTATCAGCCGCTCCAAAATGATCGCCGCCATGGAGCCTTTTTGTGACAGCATCCTTTCGGCCAAAAAAGGCGTCATGGAAGGCCAGATCACCCTCTTTGACCTGTCAGCCGACGAGGCTTTAAACCAGAAGGAAGAGCCGGACTATCCCAACGTGCCGGACTTTTCTCTCTTTGAGCGTCTGACCATGGAAAAGGATATGACAGGGCTTTATGTCACAGGGCATCCTTTGAGTTCCTACCGCCAGGCCATTGACTCCATGCCCTTGACCATGAGCCGGGAGATCAGGCGTGACGGCCTGGATCCGGATCAAGAAGCCTACAGCGGGCTGGAGGATAAGGTAGAGGGAAGATCGGCGCTCCAAGACCGCGACAGGGTGGTCATGGCAGGCCTGGTCGTGGCCAGGAGGGATCTTTTTACAAAAAACAAGGACCGCATGTCTTTCATCAGCATGGAGGATGAGACGGGCCACTTTGAGGTCATTGTCTTCCCAAAGACCTACACGGCCTACCATGATCTGCTTGACGATTACAGCGCTTTGCTGGTGGCAGGTACACTGGATCTGCGTGAAGAGGAACCCAAACTTCTGGCGGATCAGATTGCCCCGCTCGAGCCCGAAATGCGTGGTATTCCTGCTTCTTTCAAGGAAGCTGCCAAAAAGAAACGCCCCCGATCCAAAAGAGAGGAGGACAAAAAAGACACGGCGGCTGCTCCGCGGGCTTCAAAATCAATTGCCGCGCCAGAGCATGAGAAAACGCCTTCCCGGCCCATCGTAGTCATCCGGATTCCCGCCGGGGCAGGAGAGGCTTACGTGGAGTCCCTGCGCGCGGCGCTTGGCTATTTTTCAGGTGAGACACCCGTGCGATTCTTCTCTGAGTCGGAGGGCTGTTTTTATTCCGCCAAGGAGGACCTCTCCATCACTTGGAACGACCAGACGGCCCAGGTCCTGATGGAGCGTTTTGGATCTGAGAATTTCGGGATTCTATGA
- the glgB gene encoding 1,4-alpha-glucan branching protein GlgB, producing MNQAWLFNRGENYQSYKMLGARPHLSPEGGQGYRFAVWAPRAAGVSLVGDFNGWDPQADILQPYGTTGIWHGFVEGALEWQRYKYAIRTSSGRLLLKADPFARHAETRPGTASILYEAENDYQWGDADFLASRPDALEAGPLNIYEVHLGSWRRYADGQVYSYRELAPQLADYCKEMGYNAVELMPVMEYPLDASWGYQVTGYFAATSRYGTPADLKHLIDVLHQSGIRVILDWVPSHFPRDDFALARFDGHPLYEDPDPGRGEHQDWGTLVFNYGLAEIRSFLLSSAWFWIDEFHADGLRVDAVSSMIYLDFGRPSAQPNHEGTFEHMEAIEFLKTLNGLIRSHFPHCILAAEESTPYPDVTAPLDQGGLGFTHKWNMGWMNDTLSYMETDYFDRGRVHEKITFSMVYAFRENFILPFSHDEVVHGKKTLLGRMPGDYWRQFASLRSCYMYQMSHPGGKLNFMGNEFAPYLEWRYYEELEWFMLRYPRHREMKDFVRDLNHVYLSHPAFWETDGSWDGFEWLQADDRDRSIFVYARKAADRKEIVVVILNMTPAAYESYVIPVPEEGRYRLLLNSDAVQYGGSGYGGLEEQAAWTASAGPDGENPHRAELQLSLPPLAGVYLHYTGEREE from the coding sequence ATGAATCAAGCGTGGCTGTTCAACCGGGGTGAAAATTACCAAAGCTACAAGATGCTGGGTGCGCGTCCGCACCTTTCCCCGGAAGGCGGCCAGGGCTACCGTTTCGCAGTTTGGGCACCCCGCGCGGCGGGCGTCAGCCTGGTCGGCGATTTTAACGGCTGGGATCCTCAGGCAGATATCCTGCAACCCTACGGCACCACCGGAATCTGGCATGGCTTCGTGGAAGGCGCTCTGGAATGGCAGCGCTACAAGTATGCCATCCGGACCTCGTCCGGCCGTCTTCTTCTGAAGGCCGATCCCTTCGCACGGCATGCGGAAACCAGACCGGGGACGGCTTCCATTCTCTATGAGGCTGAAAATGACTACCAGTGGGGCGATGCGGACTTCCTGGCCTCCCGCCCCGATGCCCTGGAGGCAGGACCTCTCAACATCTATGAAGTGCACCTGGGATCCTGGAGGCGTTACGCGGATGGCCAGGTTTACAGTTACCGCGAATTGGCACCGCAGCTTGCTGACTACTGTAAAGAGATGGGCTACAATGCCGTTGAATTGATGCCCGTCATGGAGTATCCGCTCGATGCGTCCTGGGGCTACCAGGTGACCGGCTACTTTGCCGCCACTTCCCGCTATGGGACCCCGGCCGACCTCAAGCACCTGATTGATGTCCTGCATCAGTCGGGTATCCGCGTCATCCTTGACTGGGTCCCCTCGCATTTCCCCAGGGACGATTTTGCCCTGGCCCGCTTTGACGGGCACCCTCTTTACGAAGATCCCGACCCCGGCCGCGGCGAGCACCAGGACTGGGGGACCCTGGTTTTCAATTACGGACTTGCAGAAATCCGGTCTTTTCTCCTGTCCAGCGCCTGGTTCTGGATCGATGAATTTCACGCCGACGGCCTGCGTGTAGATGCCGTCAGCAGCATGATCTACCTCGATTTCGGCCGGCCGTCGGCCCAACCGAATCACGAGGGGACTTTCGAGCACATGGAAGCCATTGAATTTCTCAAAACGCTCAACGGTTTGATCCGTTCGCATTTTCCTCACTGCATCCTGGCAGCGGAGGAATCGACCCCCTACCCGGATGTCACCGCCCCCCTTGACCAGGGAGGGCTCGGCTTCACCCACAAGTGGAACATGGGCTGGATGAACGATACCCTTTCCTATATGGAGACCGATTATTTTGATCGGGGCCGGGTCCATGAAAAAATCACCTTTTCCATGGTTTATGCCTTCCGGGAAAATTTCATTCTTCCTTTTTCCCACGATGAGGTGGTCCACGGCAAAAAGACACTGCTGGGACGGATGCCGGGCGATTACTGGCGGCAGTTCGCTTCACTCAGAAGCTGTTACATGTATCAGATGTCCCACCCCGGAGGCAAGCTCAATTTCATGGGCAATGAGTTCGCCCCTTACCTTGAATGGCGTTACTACGAGGAGCTGGAATGGTTTATGCTGCGCTACCCGCGCCACCGCGAGATGAAGGATTTTGTCAGGGATCTCAATCATGTTTACCTGAGCCATCCCGCTTTCTGGGAGACAGACGGTTCCTGGGACGGCTTCGAGTGGCTGCAGGCAGATGATCGTGACCGAAGCATCTTTGTATACGCCCGCAAGGCGGCGGACAGAAAAGAAATCGTCGTGGTGATCCTTAATATGACGCCCGCTGCCTACGAATCATATGTCATCCCTGTTCCGGAAGAAGGCCGCTACCGACTTCTTTTGAACAGTGATGCGGTCCAATATGGCGGGAGCGGCTATGGAGGGCTCGAGGAGCAGGCGGCCTGGACGGCATCTGCCGGTCCGGATGGGGAAAACCCGCACCGGGCTGAATTGCAGCTGTCCCTTCCGCCCTTGGCGGGTGTGTATCTGCATTACACGGGAGAAAGAGAGGAATAA
- a CDS encoding glucose-1-phosphate adenylyltransferase: protein MARQEMIAMILAGGQGSRLGVLTDYIAKPAVPFGSRYRIIDFPLSNCTNSGIETVGVLTQYQPLELNSYIGNGHSWDLDRNNGGTFILPPFLSQEGNEWYKGTANAIYQNIPFIDGFRPAYVLILSGDHIYKMDYARMAAAHMEMKAEATIAVIEVPWSEASRFGIMNTDENGRVLDFEEKPAEPKNNLASMGVYCFSWEVLRQVLIEDEKDPNSKNDFGGDVIPKMIEGDYRVYAYNFGDYWKDVGTIVSLWESNMDLLTKPDEINLRDLSWPIYSKNPQRPSHYLGPHARVSNIAVTDGAEILGEVRNSIVGYNVTVAEGAVVKDSLLMPGSRVGEGAELTRCIVGMNTVIEPDVRATPQVKDGTEDFLNPLCQDHITVFAPGLIIRRGSAIAGNSMIGPAHSRSHPHIAGLNPDHVGREMGPC from the coding sequence ATGGCCAGGCAAGAGATGATCGCCATGATCCTGGCAGGCGGCCAGGGGTCAAGACTGGGTGTCCTGACCGATTATATCGCCAAGCCGGCGGTTCCTTTTGGGAGCCGCTACCGGATCATCGATTTCCCTCTCAGCAATTGCACGAATTCAGGCATTGAGACGGTCGGCGTCCTGACCCAGTATCAGCCGCTCGAGCTCAACTCCTACATCGGCAACGGCCATTCCTGGGATCTGGATCGAAACAATGGGGGAACTTTTATCCTGCCTCCTTTTCTCAGCCAGGAGGGAAATGAGTGGTATAAGGGAACTGCCAACGCCATCTACCAGAACATTCCTTTCATCGACGGCTTCCGGCCTGCCTATGTGCTGATTCTGTCAGGTGACCATATTTACAAAATGGACTATGCCAGGATGGCGGCTGCCCACATGGAGATGAAGGCGGAGGCGACCATCGCCGTCATTGAAGTGCCCTGGAGTGAGGCATCCCGCTTCGGCATCATGAATACGGATGAAAACGGCCGTGTTCTCGATTTTGAAGAGAAACCGGCCGAGCCGAAAAACAATCTGGCTTCCATGGGTGTCTACTGTTTTTCCTGGGAGGTTTTGCGCCAGGTCCTGATTGAGGACGAAAAAGACCCCAACTCAAAAAATGACTTCGGAGGCGATGTCATTCCCAAAATGATTGAAGGGGATTACCGCGTTTATGCCTACAACTTTGGCGATTATTGGAAGGATGTGGGGACCATCGTGTCACTTTGGGAATCCAATATGGATCTGCTCACCAAACCGGACGAGATCAACCTCCGCGATCTTTCATGGCCCATTTATTCCAAAAATCCCCAGCGGCCTTCTCATTATCTGGGACCCCATGCGCGCGTCAGCAATATTGCCGTAACCGATGGCGCGGAAATTCTGGGAGAGGTCCGCAATTCGATCGTCGGCTATAACGTGACGGTGGCGGAAGGAGCCGTGGTCAAAGATTCGCTTCTCATGCCCGGGTCAAGGGTTGGGGAAGGGGCTGAATTGACCCGTTGCATCGTGGGCATGAATACGGTGATCGAGCCTGACGTCCGGGCCACTCCCCAGGTCAAAGACGGCACGGAGGATTTTCTTAATCCGCTTTGCCAGGACCATATCACCGTCTTCGCGCCCGGACTGATTATCCGCCGGGGATCAGCCATCGCCGGCAATTCCATGATCGGGCCCGCACACAGCCGTTCACACCCCCACATCGCAGGGTTGAACCCTGATCATGTCGGAAGGGAGATGGGGCCATGCTAA
- a CDS encoding CDP-alcohol phosphatidyltransferase family protein, whose translation MSGKENSEGGHANGDRQIRLILNIPNILTLLRLLAIVPLAFMIYRWPARRLETFLIFLAIWATDFLDGWIARRFDMMTEFGKLFDPFVDKVLQVVTAFMLFAAGCIPIWVPLYYFARESFMLFGSSLLLAKRRVVVFSDRLGKLATFLFVVAFVTIFWISDETHWLRQVVFIPPVLCSFCATIHYMRQQAGIGRKKDDSGKDPQNT comes from the coding sequence ATGAGTGGAAAAGAGAATTCAGAGGGCGGACACGCCAACGGTGACCGGCAGATCCGTTTAATTTTGAATATTCCAAACATCTTGACATTGCTGCGTCTGCTTGCCATCGTGCCGCTGGCCTTCATGATCTACCGCTGGCCGGCCCGTCGGCTGGAGACTTTCCTTATCTTTCTGGCCATCTGGGCAACTGATTTTCTTGATGGATGGATTGCCCGCCGTTTCGATATGATGACCGAGTTCGGGAAACTCTTCGATCCTTTTGTCGACAAGGTTTTGCAGGTGGTGACGGCCTTCATGCTGTTCGCTGCCGGCTGCATACCGATATGGGTGCCCCTCTACTATTTTGCGCGCGAATCCTTCATGCTCTTCGGAAGCAGCCTGCTCCTGGCCAAAAGGCGTGTGGTCGTTTTTTCGGACAGACTGGGGAAATTGGCAACCTTTCTTTTTGTCGTCGCTTTCGTCACCATTTTCTGGATCTCCGATGAAACGCACTGGCTGCGTCAGGTTGTCTTTATCCCGCCTGTCCTCTGTTCCTTCTGCGCGACAATCCATTACATGAGGCAGCAGGCTGGCATCGGCAGGAAAAAAGATGATTCGGGAAAAGACCCTCAAAATACTTGA